The following nucleotide sequence is from Mucilaginibacter sp. cycad4.
TTGCTTGATTTAAATGAATTTAAACCTCCCTGGCCGGTAATGGTTAATGAAGGGTAAAGCTGAGCCTTAGCTATACCAACCCTTGCGTTAGCAATGTTCAAAGCCAGTTCAGAGCTCCTGACATCGGGCCTGCGGCTAACCATTGCTGATGGCACACCTGCCGAAAGTGTTTCGGGGAAAGTGATATCATTAAGTTTAGCGCTACGCTCAATAGCATCAGGCAATTTACCGGCTAAAATGCTCAACCCGTTTTCCTGAACGTTGATATCGCGCTCAAACTGAGGAACCAGTTGGGCGGCAGATTCCAGCTGGGCCTGCGCCTGTTGTACCCCCAAAAAAGTTACCTGGCCGGCATCATATTGTAATTTGATAATGCGCAAAGTACTGTCATTCAATTTTACGTTTTTCTTTGCAATTTCCAACTGTTCGTCAAGCATTAGCAGGTTATAGTAACCTTGTGATACGCTTGCTACAATATTGGTTTGGATAGCCCTTTTAGCTTCATTAGTCTGCAGGTATTGAGCCAAAGCCTGGCGGTTTTGGTTACGGATCTTACCCCAGATATCGGCCTCCCATGAAAGGGCTAAATTTGCATTATAATCTTCGATATGTTTGGTACCGATGCCATATTGTTTAATGCTTAAACCATTGATGCTATTGTCTGACGGACGGTTGGTACTTGCTGTAACGTTTAAACCTAAAGTAGGTGCGTAGTTCCATTTAACCTGTTTAAATTGTAACTCAGAGGCTTCAATGTTTTTAACTGCCACCTGCATATCGTAATTTTTAACAATGGCACTATCAATCAATTTTTGAAGAGCGGCATCGGTAAAAAAGTTTTTCCATTGCAAGTCGGCAATGCTGCTGGTATCGCCGGTGGTAACCGCATTCCTGAAATTTTCAGGCAGCCCATCTTTCGGCGTAGCAACATCTTTTGAAACTTTACAGCCTGCCAGCACCACCAGTGCAAGGGCCAAACTGCCTATAATATTTTTCATTGTTGTATCTTTTTTAAACTATCATGGATTTAAAACCCATGATAGTTTTAGTTGACGTTTAATTGATTAAGCGGAATATTCGTTTTCTAAAACGGCTACATCTTTACCATGGTCACCTGCGTTAGCAGCAAGCGGTTTAGGTTTGCCACTGATGCGTTCCTGCAAGCCCTGGAATATTACGTATAATACAGGTATGATAAACAAACCTAATAATACACCTGAAACCATCCCGCCCGCTGCACCGATACTGATTGAGTGGTTACCCTGTGCAGATGGGCCTGTAGCGATACTCATCGGGAACAAACCGAACACAAAGGCCATTGAGGTCATGATGATAGGCCGGATCCTGAGCTGAGCAGCTTCAATGGCCGATTGAACAAGCCCATGCCCCGCCTTTCGCCGTTGTACCGCGAACTCTACAATCAGAATGGCGTTCTTGGCGAGCAAACCAATGAGCATGATTAATGCAACCTGTACATAGATGTTATTTTCGATGCCGGTTAAACCTAATACAATGAACACCCCGAATAAACCTGTAGGTATTGAAAGTATTACCGCTAACGGCAGGATATAGCTTTCATACTGTGCTGACAGCAGGAAGTATACGAATACCAAACACAACAGGAAGATCACGGTTGACTGACCGCCTGAAGCAATTTCCTCACGGGTTTGGCCGGTGAACTCGTAAGCAAAACCTGTAGGCAATTGCTCTTTAGCTGTTTCTTCTATCGCTTTAATAGCATCACCAGAGCTATAACCCGGTTTAGGGATGGCATTGATCTCGATAGAGTTGAACAGGTTATAACGTGAAGCTGTTTCTGAACCATATACACGGGTTAATTTAACCAGGGTATTAATTGGCACATTCTCGCCTGATTTGTTTTTAACAAACACACGGTCAATTGCTGATGGATCTGTCCTGTCGGCAATATCAGCCTGAACAACCACACGGTAGTATTTACCAAAGCGGTTAAAGTCTGATGCCTGCGCGGTACCGAAATAAGCCTGCATGGTTGAAAGTACGTCTTTCACACTTACACCCAGCTGGTTAGCTTTTTCGTCATCAACCTCTAACTGTAACTGAGGGTAATCAGCTTTGTATGAAGTAAAGGCGAAGGCAACCGCTGGTTTCTGCATCAGCTTCATGATAAAGTTATTTGCAACACCGCTAAATTTATCCAGCCTGCCGTTGGTTTTATCCTGTAGCATCACGTCAAGCGCTTCCACGTTGCTGAAACCAGGAACGGTTGGGAAGCTGAACACGAAGAACGTACCACCTGGTATGCCTGCTAATTTGCCCCTCACAATATTCTGGATAGCATCAATATTTTTAACCTCACCCCTTTCTTCAGTAGGCTTTAATAACAGGAAGATAACACCTGCCGACGGGCTGCTGGATTGTGTTAAGAAGTTAAAACCAGACAGCGCGGTAACAAATCGTGCCGATGGCAATGTTTTCAACTGATCTTCAGCCTGTTTAAAGGTTTTGTTAGTCCCTGCTAATGAAGTACCTGATGGTGTATTTACTGCTATCGCCACAAAGCCCTGATCCTCGGTAGGAATGAAGCCTGTTTTGGTTTTGTTTATCATATAAACAGTAGCAACAACTACTAAGGCGAGCCCTGCCATGCTGATCCATTTATTACGGATCAAAACTTTCAGGCCCCCAACATACCTATTGGTCATATAATTGAAGCCACCATTAAAGCCTGCGTAAAATTTCTCCACAAAGCTTTTCTTAGGAGCGGCGTGGCCATTTTCGCTGTGTTTATTCTTTAAGAATAGTGCAGCCAAAGCCGGACTTAAAGTTAACGCGTTAACAGCCGATATAATAATAGATATAGCCATGGTTAACGCAAACTGGCGATAGAAAATACCTGTTGAGCCTGTCATGAAGCTCACCGGTAAAAATACCGCCGCCATAACCAGCGTAATAGATATAATCGCGCCGGTAATTTCGTGCATAGCCTCAGTAGTCGCCGCTTTAGGTGTTAAGCTTGGATCGTGCTCCATTTTGGCATGCACCGCCTCCACCACCACAATAGCATCATCCACCACGATACCGATAGCCAGCACTAACGCAAACAGCGTTAACAAGTTAACCGAGAAACCAAACAGGTTCATGAAGAAGAACGTACCGATAATAGCAACCGGAACCGCAATCGCCGGGATCAGGGTCGACCTGAAATCCTGCAGGAAGACGAATACTACGATAAAAACGAGGATGAAGGCCTCAACCAATGTATGCTCAACCTGGTTGATAGATTCATCAAGGTCGGTTTTGGTACGATAGAACTGGTTGTATTTGATACCAACAGGGAAATCTTTTGATAGTTTCACCATCAGGTTGTCAATCGCGATCTGAATTTCGTTGGCGTTTGAACCTGATAGCTGTATAATACCAACGATGATACCGTCGTGACCGTTCAGGTTACTTACGCTATTATAAGAGTAAGCACCCAATTCAACACGGGCCACATCTTTTAAACGTAATACAGAACCATCTGCATTTGCGCGGATAGCAATGTTCTGATACTCTTCTGGTTTGGTAAGCTTGCCTTTATATTTAATTACGTATTCAAATGCTTCGTTGCTGCGCTCACCAAATTTACCCGGCGCTGCTTCAAGGTTTTTGTCCTGAATAGCGGCGGTTACTTCGGCAGGTGTAACATTGTATGCTGCCATTTGGGTAGGATTTAACCAAACACGCATTGAATAATCCTTTATGCCACCAAAGATACTGGCAGAACCCACGCCCGGAATACGTTTAATTTCCGGAACGATATTGATTTGTGCGTAGTTGGCCACAAAGGTTTGATCGTATTTTTTAGGGTCTTCAGAGTAGATGGCCATAGCACCGATAAAGCTGTTTTGCTGTTTGGTAGTTGTAATACCATATTGCAAAACCTCGGCTGGCAACTGGCTTGAAGCCTGTGAAACACGGTTTTGAACGTTTACCGCTGCCTGATCGGGGTTAGTGCCCTGTTTAAAGTAAACGGTGATACCCAATGTACCGTCGTTACTGGCGGTAGAGGTCATATAGGTCATATTTTCCACACCGTTAATGGCTTCTTCTAACGAAGGCGTAACGGAACGTAAAATAGTTTCGGCATTGGCGCCCGGATACACAGCAGATACCAATACTGACGGAGGGGCAATATTAGGAAACCGCTCTAAGGGCAGTTTTGTTAAACCAAGTACACCCACTATCACCAACAATATGGAGATAACAGT
It contains:
- a CDS encoding efflux transporter outer membrane subunit, which encodes MKNIIGSLALALVVLAGCKVSKDVATPKDGLPENFRNAVTTGDTSSIADLQWKNFFTDAALQKLIDSAIVKNYDMQVAVKNIEASELQFKQVKWNYAPTLGLNVTASTNRPSDNSINGLSIKQYGIGTKHIEDYNANLALSWEADIWGKIRNQNRQALAQYLQTNEAKRAIQTNIVASVSQGYYNLLMLDEQLEIAKKNVKLNDSTLRIIKLQYDAGQVTFLGVQQAQAQLESAAQLVPQFERDINVQENGLSILAGKLPDAIERSAKLNDITFPETLSAGVPSAMVSRRPDVRSSELALNIANARVGIAKAQLYPSLTITGQGGLNSFKSSNWFNIPASLFGTVAGGIAQPLLQRKQLRTQYEVAKVDREKSVIQFRQSVLNAVGEVSDALVRLQKLKEQQTIAANRVKTLQQATTNASLLFKNGLANYLEVITAQGNVLQGELELASIKMAQLSANAELYRSLGGGWK
- a CDS encoding efflux RND transporter permease subunit yields the protein MFQKFIERPVLSTVISILLVIVGVLGLTKLPLERFPNIAPPSVLVSAVYPGANAETILRSVTPSLEEAINGVENMTYMTSTASNDGTLGITVYFKQGTNPDQAAVNVQNRVSQASSQLPAEVLQYGITTTKQQNSFIGAMAIYSEDPKKYDQTFVANYAQINIVPEIKRIPGVGSASIFGGIKDYSMRVWLNPTQMAAYNVTPAEVTAAIQDKNLEAAPGKFGERSNEAFEYVIKYKGKLTKPEEYQNIAIRANADGSVLRLKDVARVELGAYSYNSVSNLNGHDGIIVGIIQLSGSNANEIQIAIDNLMVKLSKDFPVGIKYNQFYRTKTDLDESINQVEHTLVEAFILVFIVVFVFLQDFRSTLIPAIAVPVAIIGTFFFMNLFGFSVNLLTLFALVLAIGIVVDDAIVVVEAVHAKMEHDPSLTPKAATTEAMHEITGAIISITLVMAAVFLPVSFMTGSTGIFYRQFALTMAISIIISAVNALTLSPALAALFLKNKHSENGHAAPKKSFVEKFYAGFNGGFNYMTNRYVGGLKVLIRNKWISMAGLALVVVATVYMINKTKTGFIPTEDQGFVAIAVNTPSGTSLAGTNKTFKQAEDQLKTLPSARFVTALSGFNFLTQSSSPSAGVIFLLLKPTEERGEVKNIDAIQNIVRGKLAGIPGGTFFVFSFPTVPGFSNVEALDVMLQDKTNGRLDKFSGVANNFIMKLMQKPAVAFAFTSYKADYPQLQLEVDDEKANQLGVSVKDVLSTMQAYFGTAQASDFNRFGKYYRVVVQADIADRTDPSAIDRVFVKNKSGENVPINTLVKLTRVYGSETASRYNLFNSIEINAIPKPGYSSGDAIKAIEETAKEQLPTGFAYEFTGQTREEIASGGQSTVIFLLCLVFVYFLLSAQYESYILPLAVILSIPTGLFGVFIVLGLTGIENNIYVQVALIMLIGLLAKNAILIVEFAVQRRKAGHGLVQSAIEAAQLRIRPIIMTSMAFVFGLFPMSIATGPSAQGNHSISIGAAGGMVSGVLLGLFIIPVLYVIFQGLQERISGKPKPLAANAGDHGKDVAVLENEYSA